From a single Lolium rigidum isolate FL_2022 chromosome 7, APGP_CSIRO_Lrig_0.1, whole genome shotgun sequence genomic region:
- the LOC124676124 gene encoding probable LRR receptor-like serine/threonine-protein kinase At1g63430, whose protein sequence is MARLLLVVGLGCVLLAAASEPAAASDDVAALLAFKRDIYEDPLAMLSDWNSSDTVPCQWSGVSCSPLDGRVVTLELSNSSLRGFLAAEIGSLSSLQKLILDHNTLMGSIPRAIGKLQNLTVLNLSTNQLMGPIPSEIGDMRKISTIDLHANRLNGDIPPELGKLTNLVELRLSNNSLTGTIPGSNDSVMVTTSREDQIGLCQLAQLTDLDLSYNFLVGDIPTCLKQMKGSSRVGNCFQDNDIMNRPVEQCENINGTDTDHITGGSGEKNMTQPLWLLIVEVVTGVSLLSILTLCAIAGLRRCKDRSSGDSIPWTRAISWKESTVISIDDDLLGNVPKMSRQELAEACEDFSNIIGSSHETVVYKGTMKDGREIAVVSLSVPVHYWTNYVELYFQREVVEMARLDHENVAKMVGYCKESDPFSRMLVFEYPANGTLYEHLHDGEGCQLSWPRRVKIALSIARVLRHLHTELQPPFAVAALTSSSVYLTEEFSPKIIDFERWRDLVAKPFLSSGVIVNGGPLNGVVDPRQMRFMDVQANTFAFGVILLELISGRASLSKDTDDLVDWARKHLDQPEEFSKLVDPKLKNVNDDNLGIICNAVNLCIDAEPSRRPSMNMIAAILEEGVDMSTATALRASSLAWATAELAMS, encoded by the exons ATGGCGAGGCTGCTCCTGGTCGTGGGGCTCGGCTGCGTGCTCCTCGCCGCGGCTTCTGAACCCGCCGCCGCCTCAGACGACG TTGCTGCGCTGCTTGCCTTCAAGAGAGACATCTACGAAGACCCTCTCGCCATGCTGTCGGACTGGAACTCCAGCGACACGGTTCCCTGCCAGTGGTCCGGCGTCTCGTGCTCGCCGCTCGACGGCCGCGTCGTTACTCT AGAGTTATCAAATTCATCTCTCAGAGGGTTCCTGGCAGCAGAGATTGGATCCCTCAGTTCTTTGCAGAAACT TATACTGGATCACAATACACTCATGGGCTCAATACCAAGAGCAATCGGCAAGCTACAGAACCTTACGGTGCTGAACCTCAGTACAAATCAGCTTATGGGGCCCATTCCGAGCGAGATCGGGGATATGCGGAAGATCTCAACAAT AGACCTTCACGCGAATCGGTTGAATGGAGATATCCCCCCTGAGCTTGGCAAATTGACAAACCTCGTGGAGCTACGGCTGAGCAATAATAGTCTCACGGGGACTATTCCTGGAAGCAATGATTCGGTCAT GGTGACCACCAGCAGAGAAGATCAAATTGGTTTGTGTCAGTTAGCCCAGCTAACTGATTTAGACCTCTCATATAACTTTTTGGTTGGTGATATCCCTACATGCTTGAAGCAAATGAAAGG ATCAAGCAGGGTGGGAAATTGCTTCCAGGACAATGACATAATGAACCGTCCGGTCGAGCAAT GTGAAAACATCAACGGTACAGATACAGACCACATTACGGGTGGGAGTGGGGAGAAAAACATGACACAACCACTTTGGCTTCTCATCGTGGAGGTCGTCACAGGAGTCTCACTGCTTAGCATACTAACACTCTGTGCCATCGCTGGTCTCAGAAGATGTAAAGATAGATCCTCTGGGGACAGCATTCCATGGACAAGAGCTATAAGCTGGAAGGAGAGCACAGTGATCTCAATCG ATGATGACCTGCTGGGAAACGTGCCGAAAATGAGCCGGCAAGAGCTCGCGGAAGCTTGTGAAGACTTCAGCAACATAATTGGATCGTCCCATGAGACGGTGGTGTACAAAGGAACTATGAAGGATGGCCGGGAGATCGCTGTCGTGTCACTGTCTGTTCCGGTGCACTACTGGACGAACTACGTCGAGCTATACTTCCAGAGGGAG GTGGTAGAAATGGCCAGACTGGATCACGAAAACGTGGCGAAGATGGTGGGTTACTGCAAGGAGTCTGATCCGTTCTCGAGAATGCTTGTCTTTGAGTACCCAGCAAATGGGACTCTCTACGAGCATCTTCATG ATGGGGAAGGATGCCAGCTCTCTTGGCCAAGACGGGTGAAGATTGCGCTCAGCATCGCGCGAGTTCTCAGGCACTTGCACACCGAGTTGCAGCCTCCGTTTGCTGTCGCCGCGCTGACGTCCAGTTCAGTCTACCTAACTGAAGAATTCTCACCAAAG ATAATTGACTTTGAGAGGTGGAGGGATCTTGTCGCCAAACCGTTTCTCAGCTCCGGTGTCATCGTCAACGGCGGGCCTCTCAACGGCGTAGTGGACCCCCGGCAAATGCGTTTCATGGACGTCCAGGCCAACACATTCGCCTTCGGGGTGATCCTGCTGGAGCTGATAAGCGGCAGAGCCTCACTCTCCAAAGATACAGATGACCTGGTGGATTGG GCGAGGAAGCACTTGGACCAGCCCGAGGAGTTCAGCAAACTCGTGGACCCGAAGCTGAAGAACGTTAACGATGACAACCTGGGAATCATCTGCAACGCGGTGAACCTCTGCATCGACGCCGAGCCGTCGCGTAGGCCCTCGATGAACATGATTGCGGCCATCCTGGAGGAAGGCGTCGACATGTCAACGGCGACCGCGCTCAGGGCTTCGTCCTTGGCATGGGCAACGGCGGAGTTGGCCATGTCGTAG